The Candidatus Synechococcus calcipolaris G9 nucleotide sequence ACGTTATTTTGACGGGCCGGGGAGCACCACCGGAATTAGTTGACGCGGCTGATCTGGTGACGGAAATGACCCTGATCAAACATCCCTTTCGGGAACAGGGCGTTAAGGCCCAGGCAGGGATTGAATTTTAGTTTTGGTTGCTGGGGAGGTTCACGGAATATCAACAAAACCAGATAGACCCAGAAGAATTAATACACAGGCCGCAGAAAATTCAAGTTTATTCCCAACCATGGCTGGGCTGTAACTCATCAGTTGGCGGCCAAACCAAAAGCCACCGCCAATAAAAAGCAGACTGGATAAAAAACTAAAAATGGTTGCACCTAAAATATTTAAGCCTGCTAAACTCGCAGCAACACCAGTGCCCACATTGGTGAGGGTCAACGCAAGGCCAAGGGCGATCGCCTCTGGGATGGTGAGCGGATTCAACCCCTTGGCGGGAAGGGTGGCCTCATCACCCGTTTGCCCATGTTGATTATGCTGAGTATTCTGTTGGCATAAACTAAACAATCCGGTCGTTCCCAGATAGATCAAAAGACCATTCCCTAGGTGATGGGCTAGGGTAAGGGGTAAGACCTGACTGACAACGCCGCCCAAGTGCATTGATAGGTAGGTGCTGATGCCTGAGAGCAGGGCGATCGCCAAATTTGCCGAAAAACGAATGGTGAGTTGGCGAACCCCATAAGCAATTCCAAGGGTTAAATTATCTAGAT carries:
- a CDS encoding manganese efflux pump, which gives rise to MTIDGLGAVIRDPIMVMELVISCSLFAMATNLDNLTLGIAYGVRQLTIRFSANLAIALLSGISTYLSMHLGGVVSQVLPLTLAHHLGNGLLIYLGTTGLFSLCQQNTQHNQHGQTGDEATLPAKGLNPLTIPEAIALGLALTLTNVGTGVAASLAGLNILGATIFSFLSSLLFIGGGFWFGRQLMSYSPAMVGNKLEFSAACVLILLGLSGFVDIP